One segment of Anatilimnocola aggregata DNA contains the following:
- a CDS encoding outer membrane protein assembly factor BamB family protein translates to MLHGRFAACRSEAPPVLLAGLLLAAIACLAPVVASAQINPTTESTGTIIRPATRELRQLLNRARRALDEQDYPAAVQALEELLTDSSLDDYFLAPPGQPDAQLSVKSLGNQLLGTLPAPARQLYETQVGHDARQKLNDALTARDLPGVAEVARRYVHTKAGYEAAFLLGRVEMDQGRTLAAAMLLQPLCEQGPARDMLDPELSVLTATAWSHARRPDKARETLIALRTRTPRVKVRLMDGETPLFEKDDDALTWLDNVAGRGLAPAAIVANQWITFRGDEARNAATAGGLPLVNSEWHYPTINEPDMHKRIAQIARGLQDRGDSLVPAIQPLAFATTSRTGEKTNYIVVRTPEHVRGISLKTGKVAWVHPWNDTPQTNAAKLSQGAQQQASARESQMRQRLWDDNLYGQMSSDGTQLYFVDDLEYMSPTNPNMRGVWIGARPNMGTKGANQLRALNLRRQGTLCWQIGGEGGGDDPSLAGAFFLGAPLAIADRLYVLAEFQGEMRLLCLSPETGALEWKQQLGSIPDESLNIRYDATRRLAGASPSFADGMIICPTSAGAVVAIDLGTRALKWNYTYDRNDLATRPSRGIITSSGGTPAASPGRWLDSSAVIADGSVVVTPVESQFLHCLDLVTGKPRWPPLKREDFLFVGCIHNGKAILVSKNRVKAIQLSDGKEAWSTPVDPQAELVTGRGYYSGSHYYLPTTGQQLLKLDLDSGKVNERARTEFALGNLTSFEGQVVSVGSDQIATFYLADHLRSQVEKDLAANPKNVRALARMGELLLTDNKIDESLRLLREANALQPEDAKVRGLLARVMLVLLRSDFMKHRELVADASQLIDDPTQRRELLRLQAVGLHKAGLVTESLEAFVMLADELQTANTPDDNTAQMEYIDNRLQVRTSRWLQARLSELYRGSNEADRARLQERLEARLAMCIKTGTLTSARRFVEVYGFHPLADRARLQLVENLLTEGNLLEAELRAGELRESADPGYRAAGLAALITAYQKAQRPLLAAEYYAELQKLLASDPVAATHAAGPFVAKLVIDNTDQKTLVLDHWPAGRVTKVEGNIDPNRARPYMNNFNVYLTEFTGAAPRGMRALYDPSQQALQVVDSLGKTIAQAPIRRSDGIYRRSYSIPYSGLVGRAAGHIVVVHTGGEVLAIDALRPNRATAEPILWRGEVVSLDMLTAAVSYSQLRQVTNPVTGNRTVAFDQSGQTNCQPGPVTPSGVVYQRSRQLICVDPISGETMWERGGVDPACDLFGDDEYVFAVPPNTDQATVYSMLDGSVVGKRTVPKSNTRLTTNGRRILAWEQVGQSLQLRLTDPWSEGDDLWKLETKIGAKGQVLDGDEFAVLENTGKFTVISLQSGQVLVASQLVAEATLTSLNVLRSQEQYTVLANQPIADSVPGLMTTPLSGGGMPGQQAHGRVYAIDRITGKQRWQTPAFVAQHGLPWDQPVDAPLMVFIRNRRGNNSGNWAANLLCIDKRDGSIAYEGDIANAQANMCEVQADFEKQAVQVTTWVQPGTMRVTLIKLSDEPAAPQAPAQTGNLSSLMAGLPQGDLVKPTEGLFGRVDPARGANGIMPVMGPNGLPVRGLPPNLPPQILERLKQLQQKGQLPPGFPPLPADKPADPNDNDPFK, encoded by the coding sequence ATGCTTCATGGTCGATTCGCCGCTTGCCGCTCGGAGGCTCCGCCGGTGCTACTCGCCGGTCTACTATTGGCGGCAATTGCCTGCCTCGCGCCGGTGGTTGCTTCAGCACAGATCAACCCTACCACCGAATCGACGGGCACGATCATTCGCCCGGCCACGCGCGAGCTGCGTCAACTGCTCAATCGCGCTCGCCGCGCGCTCGACGAGCAAGATTATCCAGCTGCCGTGCAGGCGCTCGAAGAACTGCTGACCGACTCATCGCTCGACGACTACTTTCTCGCTCCTCCCGGCCAGCCCGATGCGCAGCTCAGCGTGAAGTCTTTGGGAAACCAACTCCTCGGCACCCTCCCCGCGCCAGCCCGGCAACTGTACGAAACTCAGGTGGGGCACGATGCTCGCCAAAAACTGAACGATGCCCTCACTGCCCGCGATTTGCCCGGCGTGGCCGAAGTGGCCCGTCGCTATGTACACACCAAAGCGGGCTACGAAGCCGCGTTCTTACTTGGTCGCGTCGAAATGGATCAAGGCCGCACGCTCGCCGCCGCCATGTTGCTGCAACCGCTGTGCGAACAAGGTCCCGCGCGCGACATGCTCGACCCCGAACTTTCGGTACTCACTGCTACCGCATGGAGCCATGCCCGCCGCCCCGATAAAGCCCGCGAGACGCTGATCGCACTGCGTACACGTACGCCGCGCGTCAAAGTTCGCCTGATGGATGGCGAAACACCCCTCTTTGAAAAAGATGACGATGCGCTGACCTGGTTAGACAATGTTGCTGGCCGCGGTCTCGCACCAGCTGCCATCGTGGCCAATCAATGGATCACGTTTCGTGGCGACGAAGCCCGCAATGCGGCAACTGCCGGTGGGTTGCCCTTGGTGAACTCCGAGTGGCACTATCCCACCATCAACGAGCCCGACATGCACAAGCGGATCGCGCAAATCGCGCGCGGACTGCAAGACCGGGGCGATTCTCTCGTCCCCGCGATTCAACCGTTGGCCTTTGCCACAACGTCGCGGACCGGAGAGAAGACGAACTATATCGTGGTCCGCACTCCCGAACACGTGCGCGGAATTTCGCTCAAGACCGGCAAAGTAGCCTGGGTCCATCCGTGGAACGACACTCCGCAAACCAACGCCGCCAAGCTGAGCCAAGGTGCGCAGCAGCAGGCGTCTGCGCGTGAATCGCAAATGCGGCAGCGCTTGTGGGACGACAACCTGTACGGCCAGATGAGCAGCGACGGCACGCAGTTGTACTTTGTCGACGACCTGGAATACATGAGTCCGACCAATCCGAACATGCGTGGCGTTTGGATCGGTGCGCGGCCCAACATGGGAACCAAGGGAGCTAATCAACTTCGCGCGCTCAACCTTCGCCGCCAGGGAACCCTATGTTGGCAAATTGGTGGTGAAGGTGGCGGCGACGATCCGAGTCTGGCCGGCGCGTTCTTTCTGGGCGCTCCCCTGGCCATCGCCGATCGGCTGTATGTCCTCGCCGAGTTTCAAGGCGAGATGCGGCTCCTCTGCTTGTCGCCAGAAACGGGCGCGCTGGAATGGAAGCAGCAACTCGGCAGCATTCCCGACGAAAGCTTGAACATTCGCTACGATGCCACGCGGCGGCTGGCCGGTGCTTCGCCTTCATTTGCCGATGGCATGATAATTTGCCCCACTTCGGCCGGTGCGGTGGTCGCCATCGATCTCGGCACTCGGGCACTCAAGTGGAACTACACCTACGACCGCAACGACCTGGCGACCCGTCCATCGCGCGGCATCATCACTTCGTCGGGAGGCACACCCGCTGCAAGTCCCGGTCGCTGGCTCGATTCGTCAGCAGTCATTGCCGACGGCTCGGTCGTGGTCACGCCGGTCGAATCGCAATTTCTACATTGCCTCGACCTGGTCACTGGCAAGCCTCGTTGGCCTCCTCTCAAGCGAGAGGACTTCTTGTTTGTCGGTTGCATTCACAACGGCAAGGCAATTCTCGTGAGTAAGAATCGCGTCAAGGCGATTCAACTGAGCGACGGGAAAGAGGCGTGGTCTACTCCGGTTGATCCGCAAGCCGAACTGGTCACCGGGCGCGGCTACTACAGCGGTTCGCATTACTACCTGCCGACCACGGGGCAGCAGTTGCTGAAGCTGGATCTCGATTCGGGCAAAGTGAACGAACGGGCACGAACCGAGTTCGCCCTGGGTAACCTCACCAGCTTTGAAGGGCAGGTTGTTTCCGTCGGCAGCGATCAGATCGCCACGTTCTACCTGGCCGACCATTTACGTTCACAGGTCGAAAAAGACCTCGCCGCCAATCCGAAAAACGTCCGCGCTTTAGCTCGCATGGGCGAACTATTGCTGACCGATAACAAGATTGACGAATCGCTCCGCCTGCTGCGCGAAGCGAATGCCCTGCAACCCGAGGATGCCAAAGTGCGCGGCCTGCTGGCCCGCGTAATGCTCGTGTTGCTGCGCAGCGACTTCATGAAACATCGCGAGTTGGTTGCCGATGCGAGTCAATTGATCGATGACCCCACCCAGCGGCGCGAGTTGCTCCGTTTGCAGGCGGTCGGCTTGCACAAGGCGGGCCTGGTCACGGAATCGCTCGAAGCGTTTGTGATGCTGGCCGACGAATTGCAGACGGCTAATACGCCCGACGATAACACCGCGCAGATGGAGTACATCGACAATCGGTTGCAAGTTCGCACCAGTCGCTGGCTGCAGGCCCGGCTGAGCGAGTTGTATCGAGGTTCCAACGAAGCAGATCGTGCTCGGCTGCAAGAACGGCTCGAAGCGCGGCTGGCCATGTGCATCAAGACCGGCACACTGACGAGTGCTCGGCGGTTTGTCGAAGTCTACGGTTTTCATCCGCTGGCCGATCGGGCCCGGTTGCAGCTGGTTGAAAATCTGCTGACAGAAGGAAACCTGTTGGAAGCTGAACTGCGCGCCGGCGAACTGCGCGAGTCGGCTGATCCTGGCTATCGCGCTGCGGGGCTCGCCGCGCTGATTACCGCTTATCAAAAAGCTCAGCGCCCGCTGCTCGCCGCAGAGTATTACGCCGAACTGCAGAAACTTCTGGCAAGTGACCCGGTAGCCGCCACCCATGCCGCTGGTCCATTCGTTGCGAAATTGGTGATCGATAATACGGATCAGAAGACGCTGGTTCTCGATCACTGGCCAGCCGGCCGAGTCACAAAGGTCGAAGGAAATATCGACCCCAACCGCGCGCGGCCCTACATGAACAACTTCAATGTCTATTTGACGGAGTTCACCGGGGCTGCTCCGCGCGGCATGCGAGCGCTCTACGATCCTTCGCAGCAGGCGCTGCAGGTGGTCGATAGCCTGGGTAAGACCATCGCGCAAGCTCCCATCCGCCGCAGCGACGGCATTTATCGCCGTTCGTACTCCATTCCTTATTCAGGCCTGGTCGGGCGCGCTGCGGGGCACATCGTGGTCGTGCATACCGGCGGCGAAGTACTCGCCATTGATGCCCTCAGACCCAATCGAGCAACGGCCGAGCCCATTCTGTGGCGCGGCGAAGTGGTTTCGCTCGACATGCTGACGGCTGCGGTTTCATACTCGCAGTTGCGGCAAGTCACCAACCCGGTAACGGGAAATCGCACGGTCGCTTTCGATCAATCGGGGCAGACGAATTGCCAACCGGGACCGGTCACACCCTCGGGAGTTGTCTATCAGCGCTCGCGGCAACTGATCTGCGTCGATCCCATCAGCGGCGAAACGATGTGGGAACGGGGTGGAGTCGACCCGGCGTGCGACCTGTTCGGCGACGACGAATATGTGTTCGCCGTGCCGCCGAATACAGACCAGGCAACTGTCTACAGCATGCTTGATGGCTCGGTGGTCGGTAAGCGGACGGTTCCCAAGTCCAATACCCGCCTGACCACGAATGGTCGTCGCATTCTTGCCTGGGAGCAAGTGGGACAATCGCTCCAGTTAAGGCTCACCGACCCTTGGAGCGAAGGGGACGACCTCTGGAAGCTGGAAACCAAAATCGGCGCCAAGGGGCAAGTGCTCGATGGAGATGAATTCGCCGTGCTGGAGAATACCGGCAAGTTTACGGTCATCTCGCTGCAGTCGGGTCAAGTCCTTGTTGCTTCGCAATTGGTCGCCGAAGCCACGCTCACGTCGCTGAACGTGCTGCGCTCGCAAGAGCAATACACGGTGCTCGCCAATCAACCCATTGCCGACTCGGTTCCCGGACTAATGACCACGCCTCTCTCGGGGGGCGGAATGCCTGGACAACAAGCTCACGGCCGCGTTTATGCCATCGATCGGATCACCGGCAAGCAGCGGTGGCAAACACCCGCGTTTGTCGCCCAGCATGGCTTGCCGTGGGATCAACCTGTCGATGCTCCGCTGATGGTCTTCATTCGCAACCGGCGTGGCAACAACAGCGGCAACTGGGCCGCGAACTTGCTCTGCATCGACAAGCGCGATGGCTCCATTGCCTATGAAGGGGACATTGCCAACGCGCAGGCCAACATGTGCGAAGTACAGGCCGACTTCGAGAAGCAAGCGGTCCAGGTGACGACCTGGGTTCAGCCCGGCACCATGCGCGTGACCCTTATCAAGCTCAGTGACGAACCGGCGGCCCCGCAAGCTCCGGCGCAAACGGGCAATCTTTCGAGCCTGATGGCTGGCCTCCCTCAAGGCGATTTGGTGAAGCCGACCGAAGGGCTGTTCGGGCGGGTCGATCCGGCGCGAGGAGCCAATGGAATTATGCCTGTGATGGGACCCAATGGTCTGCCCGTCCGCGGCTTGCCGCCGAATTTGCCGCCGCAAATTCTCGAACGTCTCAAGCAATTGCAACAGAAGGGGCAACTCCCGCCTGGCTTCCCACCGCTTCCCGCCGATAAACCCGCTGACCCGAACGACAACGATCCGTTCAAATAG
- a CDS encoding HU family DNA-binding protein, with protein MAKKAPAAKPASKSEVYANIATATGLTKKQVSSVFDALTAEIGKALGKKGSGVFQIPGLAKINRKDIPAKPAQKNVLNRFTGVVGDVPAKPARKSVKVRPLKGLKSMV; from the coding sequence ATGGCAAAGAAAGCCCCCGCGGCGAAGCCCGCCAGCAAGTCAGAAGTCTACGCCAACATCGCTACGGCGACGGGTTTGACCAAGAAGCAGGTCAGCTCGGTGTTCGATGCGTTGACGGCCGAGATTGGCAAGGCTCTGGGCAAGAAGGGTTCGGGCGTGTTTCAGATCCCAGGCCTGGCCAAGATCAATCGTAAGGATATTCCCGCCAAGCCCGCTCAAAAGAACGTGCTCAACCGGTTCACCGGCGTGGTCGGCGATGTTCCTGCGAAGCCAGCTCGCAAGTCGGTCAAGGTTCGCCCTCTGAAGGGCCTGAAGTCGATGGTCTAA
- a CDS encoding HD domain-containing protein codes for MRLLIMQRSKLRRQITFEAARLMYSREESEYFRAKQKAAHRLCQGWVKPADLPSNAEIRDEVQALARLHEGDRRTDNLREMRIEALRMMRLLARFRPRLIGSVLTGHIRAGSDIDLHLFSDSIEAVSHVLDEQGLIYDLERKRVRKHDEERIFTHIHVQDRFPFELTLYPADKAHFVFKSSITGQAIERTSIAELEQFLEREYPELDVNEAVQSAADRPDRFQVFQSLLLPLENVKQNLKYHPEGEALYHSLQVFDHMRDERPYDEELLLAALLHDVGKAIDPHNHVVAGLEALDGFITQRTRWLIEHHMLAQQALDGTLGARAHRRLKESEDYDDLLTLAQCDRAGRQPGAQAPELDEALDYIRELGATFG; via the coding sequence ATGCGGCTCCTCATCATGCAACGCTCGAAGCTGCGAAGGCAAATCACCTTCGAAGCGGCTCGCCTCATGTACTCGCGGGAAGAATCGGAATATTTCCGCGCCAAGCAGAAGGCCGCTCACCGTCTTTGCCAAGGCTGGGTTAAACCCGCCGATTTGCCCAGTAATGCCGAAATTCGCGACGAAGTTCAAGCGCTGGCCCGCTTGCACGAGGGCGATCGCCGCACCGATAACCTGCGCGAGATGCGGATCGAAGCGCTGCGGATGATGCGGCTGCTCGCGCGGTTTCGCCCGCGCTTGATTGGCAGCGTGCTCACGGGGCATATTCGCGCGGGGTCCGATATCGACCTGCATTTATTCAGCGATAGCATCGAAGCGGTGTCGCACGTATTGGATGAACAAGGCCTCATCTACGACCTGGAGCGGAAACGCGTCCGCAAGCACGACGAAGAGCGGATCTTCACGCACATTCATGTGCAGGATCGCTTTCCGTTCGAACTCACGCTTTATCCGGCCGACAAAGCGCACTTCGTTTTCAAGAGTTCGATCACTGGGCAAGCCATCGAGCGGACCAGCATCGCGGAACTCGAGCAGTTCTTAGAGCGCGAGTATCCGGAGCTCGACGTAAACGAGGCTGTGCAGTCAGCTGCCGATCGTCCCGATCGGTTTCAGGTCTTTCAAAGCTTGCTGCTGCCGCTGGAGAACGTGAAGCAGAACTTGAAATATCATCCGGAGGGCGAAGCTCTCTATCACAGCTTGCAGGTGTTCGATCACATGCGCGACGAGCGGCCGTATGACGAAGAATTGCTGCTCGCCGCGCTGCTGCACGATGTGGGGAAGGCGATCGATCCACATAATCATGTGGTAGCCGGACTCGAAGCGCTCGATGGCTTCATCACGCAGCGGACGCGTTGGCTCATCGAGCATCACATGCTCGCGCAGCAAGCGCTGGATGGCACACTCGGCGCGCGAGCGCATCGGCGGCTGAAGGAATCGGAAGACTACGACGATCTGCTGACGCTAGCGCAGTGCGATCGTGCGGGGAGACAGCCAGGTGCTCAAGCACCGGAGTTGGACGAAGCGCTCGATTACATTCGTGAACTTGGCGCAACGTTTGGTTAA
- a CDS encoding WD40/YVTN/BNR-like repeat-containing protein, which translates to MPLSPLFVAVGHRGLRMTSTDGKTWSNAQTGKEGEVYRAVSFGNGRFAAVGTFGGANIYASTADGTTWQTGTRDAKYVSYLRGLGFGQDKFLGLGGDPGSVGDSKPFVMTSADGQTWSDVTPIAGRNMLRRVCYGNERFVAVGDRGRRAASKDGKEWIDTEKVKAIDTLIDVTFGNGLFVGVGLHGLRMSSADGVTWSERLTGEEGEHINSVLWTGERFVAVGQGATYHSTDGLKWDRQPNTNAPLIAVFGEKQFVGSNWRGRLLHSTDAITWTDVFQAEHHVEALAFGHLDVKTP; encoded by the coding sequence ATGCCACTCTCTCCCCTCTTCGTCGCCGTCGGTCACCGCGGATTGCGGATGACTTCCACCGATGGCAAAACCTGGTCCAACGCCCAAACCGGCAAAGAGGGTGAGGTCTATCGCGCGGTCAGTTTTGGCAACGGTCGCTTCGCTGCAGTGGGCACCTTCGGCGGCGCGAACATTTATGCCTCGACTGCCGACGGCACAACCTGGCAAACAGGCACCCGCGATGCCAAATACGTCAGCTACCTGCGCGGGCTCGGTTTTGGCCAAGACAAATTCCTTGGGCTGGGTGGCGATCCGGGCTCCGTGGGAGATTCGAAGCCATTTGTGATGACCTCCGCTGATGGGCAAACGTGGAGCGACGTCACGCCGATTGCCGGCCGCAACATGCTGCGCCGCGTTTGTTATGGCAACGAGCGGTTTGTCGCCGTGGGGGATCGCGGGCGGCGGGCAGCTTCGAAAGATGGCAAGGAATGGATCGACACCGAGAAGGTGAAGGCCATCGATACGCTCATTGATGTCACCTTCGGCAACGGGCTGTTCGTTGGAGTTGGCTTGCACGGCCTGCGGATGAGTAGCGCAGACGGCGTGACTTGGTCCGAGCGACTAACGGGCGAAGAAGGAGAGCACATTAACAGCGTACTCTGGACCGGCGAGAGGTTTGTCGCGGTCGGCCAGGGGGCCACGTATCACTCAACTGACGGGCTGAAGTGGGATCGCCAGCCCAATACGAATGCCCCGCTGATTGCTGTTTTCGGCGAAAAGCAATTCGTCGGTTCCAATTGGCGCGGCCGGTTGCTCCACTCGACCGATGCCATCACTTGGACCGACGTCTTCCAGGCTGAACATCATGTCGAAGCGCTCGCCTTCGGTCACCTCGACGTGAAGACCCCGTAG
- a CDS encoding DUF1552 domain-containing protein, translated as MKSPQPLSRRTMLRSAGALLSLPFFESLFPARVAAGKEIAKPPVRLGIFSVTGGTVLESWKPAEAGPLAKLPSILRPLEFAKDNITVVSGLSHSGRSENLNAHEHCALLHLTGATSVKKEGGKFFAGISVDQAAAQAIGKETLLPSLEIGLNGGEKNYSFRSRDSVVPYEGNPRLIFDRMFRGRQPVAPNWQRRAAAGATANSEPPTNDSLDRGVLDLVLSQANDLRRGLGKGDQQKLDQYLESVRSVEKRIAFTEARQRQDLLDLATPGSSKLTLPEALPKLGTPIWEITRPTDQDPARHADYIRLMADMLVLAFQTDTTRVVSVAVGNDDCMFPGVVTVGYERHCHTLEHQGNASRPTDADPIAREACRQIHAWYTQLFAETVAKLQAIDEGGSSLLDNSLLLYISYMADGGHGRNDYPVVLAGKAGGLMKGGRHLAYEKAPMSNLYLEMLNLFGIPTEEFGDSHTSRFAGDLNGRLPGLV; from the coding sequence ATGAAATCTCCCCAGCCGCTATCCCGCCGCACCATGCTCCGCTCTGCCGGGGCCCTGTTGTCGCTGCCTTTTTTCGAGTCGCTGTTTCCAGCGCGTGTTGCCGCGGGCAAAGAGATTGCCAAACCGCCCGTGCGACTCGGCATTTTCAGCGTGACCGGAGGCACGGTTTTGGAATCGTGGAAGCCGGCCGAAGCGGGACCACTGGCCAAGTTGCCGTCGATTCTGCGGCCGCTCGAGTTTGCCAAAGACAACATCACGGTTGTTTCGGGGTTGTCTCACTCGGGACGTTCCGAAAACCTGAATGCTCACGAGCACTGCGCGCTGCTGCATCTGACGGGCGCGACCTCGGTGAAGAAGGAAGGGGGCAAGTTTTTCGCCGGCATCTCGGTCGATCAGGCCGCGGCTCAGGCAATCGGCAAAGAGACGTTACTTCCATCGTTGGAGATCGGCTTAAACGGCGGCGAAAAGAATTACTCCTTCCGCTCGCGCGATTCGGTCGTTCCTTACGAAGGCAACCCCCGGCTGATCTTCGATCGCATGTTTCGGGGCCGCCAGCCGGTCGCGCCGAACTGGCAACGTCGCGCGGCCGCCGGAGCCACAGCCAACAGCGAACCGCCGACGAACGATTCTCTCGACCGCGGCGTGCTCGATTTGGTCCTGAGCCAGGCGAATGATCTGCGGCGCGGGCTGGGCAAAGGCGATCAACAGAAGCTGGATCAGTATTTGGAATCGGTCCGCTCGGTTGAAAAACGAATCGCTTTCACCGAAGCGCGCCAGCGGCAAGATTTGCTCGACCTGGCCACTCCCGGCTCATCCAAGCTCACGCTTCCCGAGGCGTTGCCCAAACTGGGCACGCCGATTTGGGAAATTACTCGCCCCACCGATCAGGACCCGGCCCGTCATGCCGACTATATTCGCCTGATGGCCGACATGCTTGTTCTCGCGTTTCAAACCGATACGACGCGCGTCGTCAGCGTGGCGGTCGGTAACGACGACTGCATGTTCCCCGGCGTGGTCACCGTCGGTTACGAGCGGCACTGTCATACGCTGGAACATCAAGGCAATGCTTCCCGGCCGACGGATGCCGACCCCATCGCCCGCGAAGCCTGTCGCCAGATTCATGCCTGGTACACGCAGCTGTTCGCGGAAACCGTCGCCAAGCTGCAAGCCATCGATGAAGGTGGCAGCTCGCTGCTCGATAACAGCCTGCTTCTGTACATATCGTACATGGCCGATGGCGGACATGGTCGCAATGACTACCCTGTCGTCCTAGCCGGCAAAGCAGGTGGCTTGATGAAGGGGGGACGGCATTTGGCGTACGAGAAGGCCCCGATGTCAAACCTTTACTTGGAGATGCTGAACCTGTTCGGCATTCCCACCGAGGAGTTTGGCGATAGTCATACGTCGCGGTTTGCTGGCGATCTCAACGGTCGGCTGCCTGGGCTTGTGTAA